The Stenotrophomonas sp. ASS1 genome segment TCTTTGATGTGCGGACAGACAAAGATGAACCCATGTGGTTCAAGTTCAGAATGCCATTCAAGGTGGAATGCAAGTGAATCGTATGGAAGTCAGCGTAGTTTTGAACTTGCACCGTGAAGCTCTTCTTCTGACACCAACGTTGCTCTCGCTTGACGCGTGCGCTCGCGAGGCCCGGGCTGCAGGTATCTCCGTGGAGCTCATTGCGGTATTTGACCGCACGGATGATGCTACCCGGGACGCGTTTAATGCGCAGCCTATGGGAGGGTTTGATCGCATCGAGACGTTGGAAGTGGATGTAGGCTCACTTGGTCTAGCTCGAAATGCGGGAATCGAGCGTGCGACCGGCGAATACATCTGGACCTCCGATTCTGATGACATCGTGTCATCCAACTCGATCGTTGCCCTGCTGCAGACCGCCCGGAGACACCCCAACCCCAAGGTGGTCGTCTTCATCGAATACCTCTGCGCATTCGGTGACCGCTACCACAATGTTCGCTACTTTGATTCAAGGTACCTCACTGCGGGGGATTTTGCGTTTCAGCATCCCTACATTTCTCGAATCTTTGTGCCAAGGGCCGCCTTTGACAGACTTCGTTACGGCGACTTGCGCGTCGCATCGGGATTCGCCTACGAAGATTGGGATTTCAACTGCAATCTGCGTGCAGATGGCTACGATATGGTTGTCGCGCCGGAGACAGTCATCTTCTACCGCCAGCGCAATGGCAGTCTGCTGAGGCAGGCTGACGCCGCTTCCTCGCGCCTGATTCCTCACGGTCCATTGTTTGATCGCAGGACTTTCTTGGGCGACATGCAGCGTTCGCGCGCGGGGGACTGGGCCAGGCTCTGCCGAGAGCGCCAGGAAATACTCTTGGCGGACAACACGCAGTTGTTCACCTCATCGCCGAAGATGATGGGATACCTGAATGACGCCATCGAGCTGGAGCCGGAAATCGAGCCGTACAGGGTCGAGACAGCGGGCAGCTACAGCCCCATGCCTTGGAGCCCGGCGCATTGGGGAATGCAGCTGGAGAGCCTTTATCGAATGATTGGAGATGGGCCCTTCACTGACATCGTGCTGTTGCCATGGCTGCGGCCAGGAGGGGGGGAGAAGTACATTCTGCAGATTTTGGACGAGATTTCAGCGCAGGAGCCCGATTCGCGTTTCCTGGTTGTAGCGGGCGAATCCGTACCTCGGCATGAGTGGGTGGCACGCCTCCCTTCCGGAAGCGTGTTCATCGACATTTGCAATGCCTTCCCCTCGCTTGATGCGGGCGATCGCGATGCATTGCTCATCCGCGCATTGTTGGCGGTTTCCTCCGTTCGCGCCCGTCTACATGTGAAATCGTCGGGTTTTGCCCACCGCCTTCT includes the following:
- a CDS encoding glycosyltransferase, translating into MEVSVVLNLHREALLLTPTLLSLDACAREARAAGISVELIAVFDRTDDATRDAFNAQPMGGFDRIETLEVDVGSLGLARNAGIERATGEYIWTSDSDDIVSSNSIVALLQTARRHPNPKVVVFIEYLCAFGDRYHNVRYFDSRYLTAGDFAFQHPYISRIFVPRAAFDRLRYGDLRVASGFAYEDWDFNCNLRADGYDMVVAPETVIFYRQRNGSLLRQADAASSRLIPHGPLFDRRTFLGDMQRSRAGDWARLCRERQEILLADNTQLFTSSPKMMGYLNDAIELEPEIEPYRVETAGSYSPMPWSPAHWGMQLESLYRMIGDGPFTDIVLLPWLRPGGGEKYILQILDEISAQEPDSRFLVVAGESVPRHEWVARLPSGSVFIDICNAFPSLDAGDRDALLIRALLAVSSVRARLHVKSSGFAHRLLDSFAPVMSASFRIVYYRFCDGTYSWGGKMRRGPWGIEVMRKHLRGFWKVVTDCQATLSEDQRFLGPLPSYEVVYAECDTPRAVESQRIPTKRLLWASRVDPQKRPERLAQIASALSDAGIEVEIDAYGSADPGVDAKMIFNGGKNVRYRGGFSAVSDLPLEKYDAFIYTSDFDGLPNILLEMLGAGLPAIAPDVGGIREAVINGVTGKLVSGADEESLVLAYVDAVKDTYGDWSATLQAGLRARELVLTQHGPALFSQRVAGVLELARLNSRKAS